The Deltaproteobacteria bacterium genome includes a window with the following:
- a CDS encoding HAD hydrolase-like protein produces MAGKTKLILWDIDGTLIRSGGAGARALDRAFVDLYGVQNACETIDWGGMTDPLIVNELIRFHFRREATPEDREQTLQGYLSYLPEEIERASEYRVMPGVREAVEEMHEHPEYHQGLGTGNLEPGGRIKLGRSDLGRYFEWGGFASDSDRRAELIRIGIERGRRAAGEHVPAERVVIIGDTLRDIEAARACGARVIAVATGAKTLAELEAGKPDLLVEDIAAGETRFWDWLKSL; encoded by the coding sequence ATGGCTGGAAAAACGAAGCTCATACTTTGGGATATTGACGGCACGCTGATCCGTTCTGGAGGTGCCGGGGCGCGAGCGCTCGACCGGGCCTTTGTTGATCTTTACGGTGTCCAGAATGCCTGCGAAACAATCGACTGGGGCGGCATGACTGACCCGCTGATTGTGAACGAACTGATCCGTTTCCATTTCCGTCGTGAAGCCACTCCCGAGGACCGGGAGCAGACGCTGCAGGGGTACCTGTCCTACCTTCCGGAAGAAATCGAAAGAGCGAGCGAATACCGGGTAATGCCCGGGGTGCGTGAGGCCGTTGAAGAAATGCACGAGCATCCTGAATATCATCAGGGGCTTGGCACCGGAAACCTGGAGCCGGGCGGCCGGATCAAGCTGGGCCGGTCAGACCTGGGCCGGTATTTCGAGTGGGGCGGCTTTGCATCCGACTCCGACCGCCGCGCCGAGCTGATCCGCATCGGCATCGAACGCGGCCGCCGCGCCGCAGGCGAACACGTTCCAGCCGAGCGTGTGGTGATTATCGGCGATACCCTGCGCGATATCGAGGCGGCCAGGGCCTGCGGGGCCCGCGTCATTGCCGTGGCAACCGGGGCAAAAACACTCGCCGAACTGGAGGCTGGCAAGCCTGATCTGCTTGTCGAAGATATTGCTGCCGGAGAAACGCGGTTCTGGGACTGGCTGAAGTCGCTTTAG
- a CDS encoding MoaD/ThiS family protein, with protein MQVRVAYFAMLRDLAGSDSELFDLPDGSSVGMLLEAVGERHPDIAARRKHIAVVSGESYIDTGHKLKPGEEIALIPPVSGGCR; from the coding sequence ATGCAGGTTCGGGTTGCCTATTTCGCCATGCTAAGGGATCTGGCAGGTTCCGACAGCGAACTGTTCGATCTGCCCGATGGTTCATCGGTAGGAATGCTTCTGGAAGCCGTGGGGGAGCGGCATCCGGATATTGCCGCCCGCCGCAAGCACATCGCTGTCGTTTCCGGCGAAAGTTACATTGACACCGGGCATAAGCTGAAACCGGGGGAGGAGATAGCTCTGATTCCGCCCGTGAGTGGAGGGTGCCGGTGA
- a CDS encoding molybdenum cofactor biosynthesis protein MoaE, whose product MSRLLKDTLSVDRLAAEVVTPEAGAVATFLGVVRNHHEGRGVLRLYYESMPGMAEKVMDEIEAETVRRFVVTRCRIEHRVGDLAIGEASVAIAVSSPHRADAIRACHWAIDTLKQTVPIWKKEYFADGTVEWVKGCEAKPVKSVE is encoded by the coding sequence GTGAGCCGTCTTCTGAAAGATACGCTATCTGTTGACCGGCTGGCGGCCGAAGTTGTGACGCCGGAAGCCGGTGCGGTGGCGACATTTCTGGGCGTTGTGCGTAATCACCACGAAGGCCGGGGTGTTCTCAGGCTTTACTACGAATCGATGCCCGGCATGGCCGAAAAGGTGATGGATGAGATCGAAGCGGAAACCGTCAGGAGGTTTGTTGTCACCCGTTGCCGGATTGAGCACCGCGTGGGGGATCTGGCCATCGGCGAGGCTTCGGTAGCCATTGCGGTCAGTTCGCCGCACCGCGCTGATGCCATTCGCGCCTGTCACTGGGCTATCGACACCCTGAAACAGACCGTCCCTATATGGAAGAAAGAGTATTTTGCCGATGGCACGGTTGAATGGGTCAAGGGCTGCGAAGCAAAACCGGTGAAAAGCGTGGAATAG
- a CDS encoding aromatic-ring-hydroxylating dioxygenase subunit beta: MNPGLDLSKLTPIELRLQVEELLYAYADVLDNGLLDDWPPFFTSDCLYQIIARENYDRGFPLATMLCESQAMLRDRVTAYRQANVYSPRYFRHLISTVRIVGIESGIVSARSNFAVLQTLVDDKTRVFLAGRYEDCIVIDEGRLRFRQKLCIYDTLHVPNSIVHPV, encoded by the coding sequence GTGAACCCCGGCCTGGATCTTTCAAAGCTTACTCCGATAGAGCTGCGCCTTCAGGTCGAAGAGCTGCTTTATGCCTATGCTGACGTACTCGACAACGGCTTACTGGACGACTGGCCGCCATTCTTCACCTCCGACTGCCTGTACCAGATCATCGCCCGCGAGAATTACGACCGTGGTTTCCCCCTTGCCACCATGCTCTGCGAAAGCCAGGCGATGCTCCGGGACCGCGTGACGGCATACCGGCAGGCGAACGTCTATTCGCCCCGCTACTTTCGCCATCTCATCAGCACTGTTCGCATCGTTGGAATCGAAAGCGGTATTGTGTCCGCACGCTCCAATTTTGCCGTGCTCCAGACCCTCGTGGATGACAAAACCCGGGTTTTCCTTGCTGGCCGCTACGAAGACTGTATCGTCATTGACGAAGGCCGTCTACGTTTCCGGCAGAAGCTGTGCATCTATGACACGCTTCATGTGCCCAATTCGATTGTTCATCCGGTTTGA
- a CDS encoding SDR family oxidoreductase, producing MGFFSKDILKGRVALVTGGGSGICQGIAEEFAAHGAQVAILGRKAEKLAEAAAAIRKNTGVDVLCTPADVRNTEQVEAAVKAAADKFGKLDILVNGAAGNFICPASQLSYNGYRTVVEIDQIGTFNMCKAAHEHLAKTRNASIINITATLQYVGTPFQIHAASAKAGVDAQTRILAVEWGPLGIRVNGIAPGPIRDTEGMKRLGMGVPETVINKGVPLGRMGTVKEMANTAVFLASDAASYITGTIIVADGGQWLFRPFGPDRM from the coding sequence ATGGGATTTTTTTCAAAGGACATTCTTAAAGGCCGGGTGGCACTGGTGACCGGTGGCGGTTCGGGTATCTGCCAGGGCATTGCCGAGGAGTTTGCTGCCCATGGCGCGCAAGTGGCAATTCTGGGCCGCAAGGCGGAAAAACTGGCTGAAGCGGCAGCGGCTATCAGGAAAAATACCGGCGTGGACGTGTTGTGTACTCCCGCCGATGTCCGGAACACGGAACAGGTGGAAGCAGCCGTCAAGGCAGCCGCAGACAAGTTCGGTAAGCTCGATATCCTGGTGAATGGAGCGGCCGGCAATTTCATCTGTCCGGCTTCGCAACTTTCCTATAACGGCTACCGGACGGTGGTGGAAATCGACCAGATCGGCACCTTCAACATGTGCAAGGCAGCACATGAGCATCTGGCGAAAACCCGGAATGCCTCGATTATCAATATTACGGCGACACTCCAGTACGTTGGGACGCCGTTCCAGATCCATGCCGCTTCCGCCAAGGCGGGGGTGGATGCGCAGACGCGTATCCTCGCTGTCGAATGGGGGCCTCTTGGCATCCGCGTGAACGGAATTGCTCCGGGGCCGATTCGTGACACCGAGGGAATGAAACGGCTCGGCATGGGTGTTCCTGAAACGGTTATCAACAAGGGTGTTCCGCTCGGCCGTATGGGTACCGTTAAGGAGATGGCCAATACGGCGGTATTCCTCGCGTCCGATGCCGCAAGCTACATTACAGGTACAATCATCGTCGCCGACGGCGGCCAGTGGCTGTTCCGGCCGTTTGGCCCTGACCGGATGTAG